From the Periophthalmus magnuspinnatus isolate fPerMag1 chromosome 1, fPerMag1.2.pri, whole genome shotgun sequence genome, one window contains:
- the LOC117374924 gene encoding uncharacterized protein LOC117374924, with protein MKRSRAVLISCLLALAALSCVSAKTFLKLNTTNDLKRIYAEKKPTPDEHSVPLLYLLANDINIVNNNIYPNFDPTNDYGSHFYGNSDRTPLLDPTPQGCYYYTMGNYKLIKQPNTCSPFRKLPPYVCHPKGMNTNMNRARIVLCLSRETYRWRIHRVYLTQHYENWNTAAYDPARTFEVSPRLLRELQWFSLHSSLVGLKKLRDQYNRNIDNNQLNDIVKKWGGQNHAALALLLFLLNLFNRRMNRSYGSEPTSNWQSCALQDIYVDVVTGDNGYATIRWSGFSEKLRNDGAAIVLNNHKDRVYVFDKSDDSSGSLKNIVPLNEGLQVRLHKISLSHSWFWSRLTLEEEICRGEEFRSPDAVPITNYAKLQLFVRDGYSCFRLYIDNCSEWKSKFSNSWVALYASDTEYTSNYKSKQWQWVTKFKQRPDSGEFKIYEYCTGTMVAPGLQARFMIKDYNEEARTPEWPSPYKDMLLNIFTYLMHLKRSKSQQ; from the coding sequence ATGAAGAGATCCAGAGCTGTCCTCATCTCCTGTCTCCTTGCTCTGGCAGCACTGAGCTGTGTCTCTGCTAAGACCTTTCTAAAGCTCAACACCACCAATGATCTGAAAAggatttatgcagaaaaaaagccTACTCCTGATGAGCACAGCGTCCCTCTGCTCTACCTGCTCGCCAATGACATTAATATTGTTAACAACAATATCTATCCAAATTTTGACCCAACTAATGATTATGGTTCCCACTTTTATGGTAACAGTGACCGCACCCCTTTGCTGGACCCCACCCCTCAAGGTTGCTATTACTACACTATGGGAAattataaactcataaaacaGCCTAACACATGTAGCCCATTCAGGAAACTTCCTCCATATGTCTGCCATCCCAAAGGTATGAACACTAATATGAACAGGGCTCGCATTGTTCTTTGCCTAAGCCGTGAGACATATAGGTGGCGTATCCATCGAGTGTATCTCACCCAACACTATGAAAATTGGAACACTGCTGCATATGATCCAGCCCGCACCTTTGAAGTAAGCCCCAGGCTGCTCAGAGAACTTCAGTGGTTTTCACTCCACAGTAGCTTGGTGGGACTGAAGAAACTGAGGGACCAGTACAACCGGAACATTGATAACAACCAGTTAAACGACATTGTAAAGAAATGGGGAGGCCAAAACCATGCCGCTCTAGCACTGCTATTATTTCTACTCAATTTATTCAATAGAAGGATGAACCGGAGTTATGGAAGTGAACCAACGTCCAACTGGCAAAGTTGTGCATTACAAGACATTTATGTTGATGTGGTAACTGGTGACAATGGATATGCCACTATTCGTTGGTCAGGTTTTTCAGAAAAACTCAGAAATGACGGTGCTGCAATTGTTTTGAACAATCACAAGGATAGAGTATATGTGTTTGACAAAAGTGACGATAGCAGCGGAAGTTTAAAGAACATAGTACCACTGAATGAGGGACTTCAGGTCAGGTTGCACAAAATATCTCTATCTCACAGTTGGTTTTGGAGTAGATTAAcattggaggaagaaatttgcaGAGGTGAAGAATTTCGAAGTCCAGATGCAGTTCCCATTACAAACTACGCTAAACTGCAGCTGTTTGTTAGAGATGGTTATAGCTGTTTTCGCCTGTATATAGATAACTGCAGTGAGTGGAAGTCTAAGTTTTCTAACTCATGGGTAGCACTGTATGCATCTGATACAGAGTACACAAGTAATTACAAATCCAAGCAGTGGCAGTGGGTGACTAAGTTTAAACAACGGCCTGATTCTGGTGAGTTTAAGATTTATGAGTACTGCACTGGTACGATGGTTGCTCCAGGACTCCAAGCACGGTTTATGATCAAAGATTACAACGAAGAAGCAAGAACTCCAGAGTGGCCCAGCCCTTACAAAGACATGTTATTGAAtatcttcacttaccttatgcatttaaaGCGTTCTAAATCACAGCAATGA
- the LOC117376714 gene encoding guanine nucleotide exchange protein SMCR8-like — MIGSPDLLAFSGADGFGEGSEEDLEAVSLPEELSVPLLGPDNPWSSCARFNRDFILVAEFSEQVGPSPVLTIPDDPRLMGSFDLNHFSVRIMSVDYQASGPAPAPHLGPGPRLNFSEDSRVVLGDSAEDTYAYVHHVTLLDLEARGMVRPFCMAYVCSDQAKLMDNFCELSSGFSRASDSLKTGNRQAFSMELQRKLQELEFKRLSLKQETALSPGPVENHLTGEPTELENVELSIHTHRELLRQVTSYPNRKLKQPDFLPYDPADSLPDSSPLTSDPCDPAPSPRPQHQLKTLPELCNPYFLTLMKEQLADTETRLRGDRGVLRTSCVLGSLSKRLPLTHFLFELWASDGEEEEEEEEREKSNAAAPRSSEPPDADPLSLESFFSCVEEIPIKMEAERRHTVTPDLAVSMEMTGSVSSSDSIEVLGTERSFRTQQTIGGCESKEPPALMGESSAKCVTVDVGVRRVRAYARRANSEDSIEVLSTTDSIIPEDLSAITEEAEHSPLLNDGALPEVLPEVLPEPLPVSLPEPPQQPVVRLKNTHVRVEQGTAAAEPPLDPSDWPTPGPLSLVHSLHVPSLSAVTRWSQGSTPARLLSLDERSDSTSATGSSEPPRSGLSSAQGLRRRLRRRRKAGLRALRFLKQHSFCQPALYCLLSGRPLVVLGEEEALVKKVVDGLRLFVPAPGPDERTILPSLTSSLQLTDLLTWRLIGIHRTSGSACAGVVASLNRYSRYLSVLDLDQRSLRAPAYSGVLIGRLAEAQCGFSKGLTYLLHLESELSALQNQALLYAFCPPYRERPLLTDCDRRVLHFLSDLMAQHHAGYGPPVLGFTYCSTQLHRNTAAP; from the exons ATGATCGGCTCCCCGGACCTGCTCGCCTTCTCCGGGGCTGATGGCTTCGGGGAGGGCTCGGAGGAGGATCTGGAGGCTGTGAGTCTGCCCGAGGAGCTGTCTGTCCCGCTGCTCGGCCCGGATAACCCCTGGAGCTCCTGCGCACGCTTCAACCGAGACTTCATCCTGGTGGCAGAGTTCTCCGAGCAG GTGGGCCCGTCTCCTGTGCTCACCATCCCGGACGACCCCAGGCTCATGGGCTCTTTTGACCTGAACCACTTCTCTGTACGCATCATGTCGGTGGACTACCAGGCGTCCGGCCCCGCTCCGGCCCCACACTTGGGCCCCGGCCCCAGGCTAAATTTCAGTGAGGACTCCCGCGTGGTGCTGGGGGACTCAGCAGAGGACACCTATGCCTACGTCCACCACGTGACCCTGTTGGACCTGGAGGCGCGGGGGATGGTGCGGCCCTTCTGCATGGCCTACGTGTGCTCCGACCAAGCCAAGCTCATGGACAACTTCTGCGAGCTCTCCAGCGGCTTCTCCAGAGCCTCAGACAGTCTGAAGACGGGCAACAGGCAGGCCTTCTCCATGgagctgcagaggaaactcCAAGAGCTTGA GTTCAAGCGTCTGTCTCTGAAGCAGGAGACGGCTCTTTCCCCAGGCCCCGTAGAGAACCATCTGACTGGAGAACCCACGGAGCTGGAGAACGTGGAACTGTCCATCCACACCCACCGCGAGCTTCTGCGCCAGGTCACCTCCTACCCCAACAGGAAGCTCAAGCAGCCCGACTTCCTGCCCTACGACCCCGCCGACTCCCTCCCGGACTCttcccccctgacctctgacccctgtgaTCCCGCACCCTCGCCCCGTCCCCAGCACCAGCTCAAGACCCTGCCCGAGCTGTGTAACCCATACTTCCTGACGCTGATGAAGGAGCAGCTGGCGGACACGGAGACGAGGCTGCGCGGGGACCGGGGTGTGCTAAGGACGTCCTGTGTCCTCGGCTCACTCTCTAAAAGACTACCACTCACCCACTTTCTGTTTGAGCTGTGGGCAAGCgatggtgaggaggaggaggaggaggaggagagggagaagagcaaTGCCGCAG CTCCACGCAGCTCAGAGCCTCCTGATGCTGACCCGCTCAGCCTGGAGTCCTTCTTCTCCTGTGTGGAGGAGATCCCCATAAAGATGGAGGCAGAGCGCCGACACACAGTGACCCCTGACCTtgccgtttccatggagatgacggGGAGTGTGAGCAGCAGTGACAGCATTGAGGTACTGGGGACAGAGAGGTCCTTCCGTACACAGCAGACCATCGGTGGCTGTGAGAGCAAAG AGCCTCCAGCCCTGATGGGGGAGTCCTCAGCCAAGTGTGTAACTGTAGATGTGGGTGTGAGGCGGGTCAGAGCATACGCCCGCAGAGCGAACAGTGAGGACAGCATCGAAGTCCTGAGCACTACGGACTCCATTATCCCCGAAGACCTGAGTGCCATCACCGAGGAGGCCGAGCACTCCCCTCTGCTCAACGATGGGGCACTCCCTGAGGTACTTCCAGAGGTACTCCCTGAGCCCCTCCCTGTGTCCCTACCAGAACCACCACAACAACCTGTAGTCCGACTAAAGAACACACATGTGCGGGTGGAACAAGGGACAGCAGCAG CAGAGCCCCCTCTGGACCCCTCAGACTGGCCAACCCCTGGCCCTCTGTCCTTGGTGCACTCTCTTCATGTCCCCTCCTTGTCAGCGGTCACTCGTTGGTCCCAGGGCAGCACTCCGGCCCGGCTGCTCAGCCTTGACGAGCGCTCGGACAGCACCAGCGCCACAGGCTCCTCTGAGCCCCCTCGATCTGGGCTGTCCTCCGCACAGGGGTTGAGGAGGAGGCTCAGGAGGCGCAGGAAGGCGGGTCTGCGGGCTCTGCGCTTTCTCAAACAGCACTCCTTCTGCCAGCCCGCACTCTATTGTCTGCTGTCAGGGCGCCCCCTAGTGGTGCTAGGGGAGGAGGAGGCTCTGGTGAAGAAGGTGGTGGATGGGCTGAGGCTGTTTGTGCCTGCACCCGGTCCAGACGAGCGCACCATCCTGCCCAGTCTGACCAGCTCTCTGCAGCTCACTGATCTGCTCACCTGGAGGCTCATCGGCATTCACAG GACATCAGGCAGTGCCTGCGCTGGGGTGGTGGCCTCTCTGAACCGCTACAGCCGCTACCTTTCAGTGCTGGACCTGGACCAGAGGAGCCTGAGGGCCCCGGCCTATTCAGGCGTTCTGATTGGTAGGCTGGCAGAAGCTCAGTGTGGCTTTAGCAAAGGCCTGACATACCTGCTGCACCTGGAGAGTGAACTGAGCGCGCTGCAGAACCAGGCTCTGCTCTACGCCTTCTGTCCTCCTTACAGAGAGCGTCCCCTCCTGACAGACTGTGACCGCAGAGTACTGCACttcctgtctgacctcatggCCCAGCACCATGCTGGGTATGGCCCCCCAGTGTTAGGCTTCACCTACTGCTCCACACAGCTGCACAGGAACACTGCTGCCCCCTAG